The genome window aggaatttgttgcatctcttctcgatcaacaactctgaagaacaaatcagctgacgatgcatccttcttctgaaagtccattagcttctctcttgtcacttgaccaacttcaagggttggaTTCTCTACATGtactaactcagctactgtagtttcactactgtcctcaggaacactttgactacttggagtctcttcaggaacaacaggttcttcctctttcttcttcttcttcttgggaaatctcttcttggtcagcactaggggaaacatcacttccctacagcaattcttctaagcacaaagatccttcaattgatccttcttgggcatgtaaatcctcagtttcttcacttgcagtcatagtcctcttcatatttctggtagttacacaactaggaaacaggtgggggttattcttctccaactctactgcaggactaatcctcaatggtttgtctgtcactgcaggacaaggaataaatggcacatcaccaacttcattccccgacagaacatgtacaccttccacagccagtgagtcgtttacagcaaaatcaatatTCCCTgccaccaattcacatgacaggtgtaagtggcatataggagttacttcctctcctcctatatacccttcaaaataactgcatctcctgtgagactcttctccaactgagggtgagcaccacatactaccacactatggttactccctgtatcacataatatcttgactggtacctgcacactttccccttgagttgacagcataccctcatagatatatggcttaaaagcctccatactgctaagccactcactgcttggggttatatttccactggttgctaactAGTATAgtctcattcttctctggagttttatctttcccacactgctcttcatagtttgtttcatctggtcacctttcactacttgaccaactggctttgacagctgttgattccggtaacactcttgattGAAGTGtactgctcttccacacttgaagcagacaacattaggtttctgtaactgtcttgaaaaattggatgaggatttcacattaacttgctgaggtgtattaccttgtgtactcttggtagtatcacttgtaggtttcccattaaatttgttcctggtatttggatgagacttaaaacctgggtgtTGTTgactggtacttgacattgttattgcgtttattttgtattgtaatcttcacttagtgtagcacctttgtcaagtttcttaacctctctctctctctcacagataggctcttatatgttcaggaatccCCCTAAGATACtattcaagaacaagtaattcttctaactcatcaaaagttttaactttagctgCTTCTAACTAACGTTAAAAACACCTTCTCACCTTGTAAGCATAACCTACGAAGGTTCTCttctcatctttttttaaatttctgaatctttcattgtagtactctggggtcatctggtaaacttgtagcacactgtgtttaagcaCCTTGTAGTCTTTATACTGATCatctgttaaggctagataagcacttttccctttaccaattaagacactttgtagcaaaactgaccatttatcttctggccatcccatacctgaagccactttctcagagtaataaaaaaactcatctggagcttcttcagtaaacttagggattaacttctgtactcttactacatcaaatacagggtcttgattaccttggttagggttagatggTGTCACAGGTAATGTGGAaatagctcttatcaattccatctccctttcaaaccttactctttctctttcctcttcggctgctttttcttcttctctttctcttctttcttgtttttccctgtttactctttctctttcagcttgcattttctctctttcacccTGAATTTTCAGCTTAataaaattctcttctgcttcaatgcgtctaagctctaactctgcatcacttctctctttcttttccgcttgcttattcataagatcagcatGTGCTACATTTAACAACTCTTGacccaattctaactcatcttcatcagtaattctaccagagtctatcaaggattccatagcaatacattttatttgtgcctttactaTACTAGctgacacataaccaccacatgccactgctaaagcgttCCACTGTGCTTTAGTTaaagtggtttcagataacacttggatggaaggggctgctaaaaattcctgaaccttgaactgagcccttttctctaagttatcaacttacaatacAATAAAGGCAAAACttacaatacaataaatgcaaaacaaaaattatacagtcattctcctaacaaaatatatccctaacaccaccagtatagacTAGAGTGATAATAACaatctgttttcccgggtctctgggcaccattaatacttttgacaaagtgccaagtacctggttactacacttaccaatcattaattgttacctcacaacagccagacacctgaaccttcatcacaggtactaaacgactgaatactctaaaggcaacagtgatccctttaacaacttaccagtattgcagaacaTCAGActgagttcatcaaaacaggtgtgaggtaatcttgtaagtaattaaattaattaaagggcatcattccatcaacaactctaaaagtctaagtatttccctgatttcggaagtctaagtacttccctgattctaactcacttcaagtaaattgaaggaaagcagctCAATTCCCACTACAAGTTtctactggtgaaaaagaaaacacttataaaaatttgaaatacaaaaatttattatcaaactcaaaatttataagtaaaattcacaatatcagggagaTTAACTGTTACTtgcaaacaaagcaaagtttaattaattcttgaattaattatgtaaaattaaatcaaaattgatatatcacaaaattcaagaaaattgattcattcaaaattcaaaagtgttaggttttaattaaaatttggaaattaattcacaagtgctaaacaacaataaaacttgaaaagaattctaagtaaatgcaacgattacttaatgaaaataactaagctaattaaattgtaaatgcaaatgaaaacacagaaaatgttgaaaataccaaaattgtaaaaaagcaccaatcacacagaatataaaataaaaacacaaacttcAATAAGACAATGGATAAACACACAtaccaaaaaatcacttcaataagaaaatgaaacaaacacaaaacaaaaatttgcaatgtgtaaaaattgaaaccGTTTCACTCAAACCAATGTAACTATTATTTCTCTAAAcccttgtaactattagttgcaactaataaaaactgtataacattaccttggtaccaattttctttctgctgcagctcatTTCACagtttcaccacacaattcacaatatttcaaaaaataaaaaggcgctGTTACAaacttgtacaatgtttgctcagattccacaaaaagcactaaataatactaaataactctaagaaatatcaaatctgaaatctacaagttatgagtgaccaattacgttacgttaataagATTTCAAAAGtgatgcgggagagagagagagaggggggtgggagaTCTAAACACTGTGCAGATTTAAATCTGATTGAATGCTTTctttctccttgtatgggcacTTCAAGAGACTGGcgggctcaaaacgttttggacacacgaaagatggtgcaatccttctagaagcttctaatatgacataactttacagaaaaatcgtgaaatcttcacgtgctactcagcaaagacatacacatatgaaaccagtcatgaacACATTAGCTCAACAAAGACCTGTACCCAACAAAACAGACTCCTTGAGCAAGTAAGATTGATTCAGACTGACATATTATGATAACAAAATGGAGACTTCAAGGTCTCTAATCTCGAGGCGATAAAAAGTTGTGGGAACAATTCTATCTGggaacaaagttaatctctctctttctttacattctatgttatatacttttaaattatgttatatgaaatctaaacatacattttagacatcctataactttAAGATAACTAAGGAATCTGAGAAATGTTGGAAAACTCTCTTCTAACACATTTACACagtcaaagagaatatatatTCGTTATGGAAGtactaacatataataatattcgtatattcacaatatatgtatgtataaattcatatatatagatatatgaaatatataatatgtatatatgtatatatgtatatacaacatatatatatatatatatatatatataatatatatatatatatatatacagggtgtcctcaaaaaaatgtactcactcttagaattatgagaaaacctttatttatggacatagagcgaaatgaaatagcatcgaatacatgagacaaatgtgtttgaagaatcatgtttgcgaatgttcaaattgatgaccattattgtccagacaacgctgataacacgcaccaagggattcgcaaacgtcgcaaaacatgtcattaggaatatcacgagtaagtacatttttttgagacaccctgtatatatatatatatatatatatatatatatatatatatatatatatatatatatatatatatataattgtatatgcatacacacacgtgtacCCAGAGATTTATTTCCACACACACTGTTATTTTAATATCAGTACAATCAACATGCAAGTAAtcactttacaataataaaaattttaaaccttTTGTTCCATGTTAATAAGATAACTGTAACCGAGTATCGGTACCTTCCCTGAAGAAAGCAGGTCGCCATATCTTAataactaaccatagaatcttcttgaaaataatctcattatgttcccCACACAAATTACCTGCAGGATATTCTTTAAagttacctaacctaacccaccctaacctaacctaacctaacctaggaggaTGGCAAAAAAACCTGAGCTGGTGCAATACTGCAGTAGattcctaattggctgttgataagccagtcatagggatgtaaactctgtctctcgagagatttcacatgggcaggatgtatgttccacctctcctgaaggatacttttgaaagacgtatccctcaggagaggtggagcatacatcatgcctatgtggaATCTTGAGAGactgtgagagtttccagccctgtgattggcttaccaacagcctatcaggagggtcgtaagggacgggcctagaaatcatatgcacggttgatgtgaatctactatagtatacctCTCGGGAATTTGCCGCAAGGTATTTAAGCACAGAGTTTGAAGCCAGTTGTCACAAGAGTGCCATCTAGGAATTGAAAATAGGACTTTTCAGTGCCTACCTTGGATGCTCATCGGGCGAATCGTACATGAAAGCGAACCAGAAGCAGcaccacaggagagagagagcccccaTCACGTAAAATTGGGAGGCCCAGCCGTGGTTGTCGATAATAACCCCGCACAGAGGAAGTGTCATGGCAGAGCTCAAAGTGCTTGCTGTGGGAGAAAATAGGAGGATATCTAAGGATTTACAGAGCTTTATTTTTCATCACACTCAGTCACGCAGTCATACTCCATCTTTGGCAGTTTCCCATCCAAGAAAATTAACGTGGATACAGAATATAATCTCTGTAATATATCACTATATGAAACAGCATCTTATCACACAGATTACAGCCAGTTTTCCATTCAAAAAAATAAACGTGGATACAGAATATTATCATTTTATCACAGATTACAGCCAGTATCCCATCCAAGAAAATAAACGTGGATACAAAATATAATGTGTAATATATCATCTCACCAAAAACCATTTTATCTCAGATTATAGCCACTATAGATTACGGCCAGTTTCCATCCAAAAAAATGAACACGGATACTAATTATAATCTCAGTCATATATCACCACACGAAAGATGGGTAATTGGAGCCTTACCGAGGTAGACGATGGCTATGAATCTCGGCCGCTCTATCGGAGGAATCCATCGAGATATGCAGGCGTGCATGGACGGCCAAGAGACTCCCTGGAAATAGAGACTCCCTGGAAATAAACTCCCTGGAAATGACTGAATATAAATCTCAGCGAGACACGATTCATCTTCGCGACTTTAAAGTTAATTTACGGTGGCTGAAGAGTTATGTTAAATTCAGAAGAGAATGTTGAATTTGGGCCaaaagggccaagcactggggcttttgaggtcattcagcgctgaagaagAAATTCAGAATAGGAGGGAAACAATAATTGTTTAAGAGAATGTGGATAGCcgtatggaagaaagagaatatgaacggaggtacagtaataataaagaaagaggtTACAGTTAGTGGCCGAGGGACGCtacgaagaaccttaagtagtgcctacaatgcaccgcatgaggtgcactgacggcactaccctcatAGGgagaaatttgtaatatattatcgaccctttttctaataattttataCCTGAATTAcgattaattttaaatatattattgacCTAATACTTATGAATCATCAACAATATCCATCGAATTCCCAGGAATTCCAGATTCCCACCTGGAACATTCCTTGATGAATTCTAATTCCTCAAGTCTTCTGTAATATCCTTCTACTATTCTCATATCGACTTCACAATACTGGATTCATTCCCATTCTTCTGATGCCTTTGATTCATTATAAAATTCCTTTGAATTTCCAGGAATTCCGGATTCCTACCTGGAACATTCCTTGATGAATTCTAATTCCTCAACGCATCAGTATCGACACCGCAATACTGAATTTATTCCCATTTTACTAACACGAATGACTCCTcataaatttcctttgaattcccAGGAATTCCAGATTCCTACCTGGAACATTCCCTGGACGACACGTAACCCAATCAGGGCCCCATAATGCGCCCGAGCCATCACGGGGGACAGGATCGCGCAAATTCCACCCGCCAGGATGCAGAGTCCGAAGACTATCTTCGTTCCGTAGAGCTCCGCCATTCTACCTCCTGCAATCTGAAAGTTGTCTCAGTTATACGCTTTGTGGGaacagggagagaagagagagagaggaggatagagagaagggaagagaagagagatagagagagagagagagagagagagagagagagagtcattaacaAATCCACATTTTCAACTTGCCTGCGTGAGGGAATATCCGTAGAAGAAAGCTCCGAGGACCAGACCCTGAGTCGTTTCGTCCCAGGGCATTTCACCCTCCTGGAAAATAAAGAATGTGGATTGTGAATACTCGGTCATATAtctgctatacatatatatatatatatatatataatatatatatatattatataatatattatgtatatatatataggaaggttttggcatctggaacgccgtaaaTTCAGTACaaacaggatggagaaaagccaacgtagcattattttttatcatccaaattttcgagactttgggtctcatattcggggctgtaaaatataaaaaatacactaattgaaACAAGACACAGTATTAAtgtcaataaaaatggaacaatataaaaacttaaatattctaaaaaataattttagaaataaaataagaagtgaagaatgcttaagtcagTACCTACTTTGTTGGAGTTAAAAAGTGAGTGACGTTCTCTGGTTTTGGATAATGAATAAGTAATGCTATGATGGTTCTCCTtcctccgtatatatatatatatatatatatatatatatatatatatatatgtatgcagtttaagatatatatttattcatcataACAGATTAAATCCTTAAGATTACCAATAAACAAAGTGAGACGTGAAAGTGAGGAATTCCTTGTGAGAAAGCAAGGACTTTCCCCTTGACGGTGTCCTGGGTGGCcttcaaataaaaatcaatgaagaaagcacaaaggaaataaataaaggacTTTTTTCTGTCTTGAGAAATAATTAGCTGGAGATTGAACAGAAGGtaaaatgaaaagggttgcagaaACCATCCTTGCCAATAGTCTTCGAACCTTGAAAGAAAGGAGAAAGTTTTTGACAAGGGGCCCAAATTAATAGAAGGATGAATTGAGGCATAAAAGCACTGGGGATGAAAATTCTGAGCAGACGAAATTCAATTAAGAGGAAACATAGGAGTGGGGGacattttttgaaaaacaaaggGTTTTTTTGGAATCGTATGTCGTGTCatcatctatactctgtttttttcatctgttcatccgcctatggtgtttgtgtatggtaacactgcgtcccggtaaatagttacgctgtgtgtaagtgctaggttaaataaaaggatatctgggtgtacatttgcaactgaaaagtgttttaataatttactgtatgcgaattacaccgttcatattcgaaataggatattattataattgttgaatgtgacctgaatgtaactatctaaagcccgggacgcagtgttaccatgcaaaaacaccacaggcggatggacagatgaaaaaaaaacagagtatagttgattTACAAGAATCGTGAACAACAATTCCTGCCTCACTCATGCGCCGTTATGAAGGCAATGAACTTTttcaactactctctctctctctctctctctctctctctctctctctctctctcaattcccagATAAGAATAATACCAAAATTAATTAACGCATAAAATCCACCGTAACGAACGTTAATCTAAAGTCTAAAGACAGCTTTAATTATTGTTTGAATACTTCAGCTAGTACCCTATTTTCTAACGTAATATTCTATTGCTTCAAAAGTGCACGCTTGCTCCATCTATTGGTCTGAGTGAAGTTGGTCTCATCTACTGAATGATAACATACAACACTCCCCTTATAAGGAGTCCTTGGCAAGGACTCTATACAAACACAGCAGATTGGGCGGGAAAAACCGAGGGTTGAAATGATGGTCAACGTggaattatgatcgactaataaGTGAGAGAAGCTttcaattttataaatattaaaatctaCGTAATCGATAACATATATCCATAACATTAAGTACAAGGAAACTGATGTAACTATCGAGGAATTACATTTTAAACGTAAATTCAGCGCCCTTCCTCCCCCGTCTTCAAAATGGATTTGCCCACATTACCAGGCCACTGCAAAGTGCTGCCAACTACCGGATCCTTTGAGAACTATTTCCCGTCGGCTTTTTTGGATCGCTTCGCTGATTGGTTCTTTTCCTTGCCGTTAACTATACAACTGCTATGTGTCACCTAAACAATCAAATGGTGGTTGATAGGAAAGGTAAAACCCACTAAACAGAGTCAAGAATGTATCGTTCTTTCCGTTTTTATAAATAATCTTTATATGGAagcttaaattttttattttcatccacaTTCATccgaatatgaatatgaatacaaGAGTTGAATATGCCGTTATAAATGTTATCAATTTATTCACGAGCTTACGAAACAGACGAGACTCGAAATTGAAACGATAAACAACATGACAAATTGCAAAATgttggtattgtatatatatatatatatatatatatatatatatatatataaataaatatatatattgtgtgtgtgtgtgtggataagcGTATACAGAAACttactgaaaattattttcttagagGGAGATTAAATTAGGTGAGTTAgtttgtattaattttgtatGTAGAGAGCTATAAGTTTAAAATGAACAACTTATTTACTACAGTGTATATTGAAAAAACATTCTAAATGTTAATGACAAAGATTGTATTTGGTTATAGGTTATAGAAAATGGCTATTATTTGAAAGGTAAATGTTATATGATgaacatttgtaataaaaaaaatcatgtaaatacTATGACATAACTGTAAATCTGCtttattgtattttgttaataaaagataaaagaaaaataatttatgggaaaaaatttaagaaaatttttacgAACAAAATCTTGCGTTCAACATTGTTGAAGTAAATAAAAGCTttttaaaaagtgcaaaaaaattaaagaaactaaTTTTTCTTGGAGGTTTTTGCGAAAACGAGAGTTAAAGTTAATTTGTACTTCAATCAAGCAAGGGAGAGAtgaatgtcatttattttttatttcggaaTATGTTCATATCGAGAAATGGCAGTAACATTTGTGATACTAAAAATCCTAgataattattaaaatgcaacatTGCATATTCGCATTGTAATCATTTCTATTTCATCGAATTACCAGCTAGTCATGTAGAGTCTATTTTGCATTGTTATTACTTTCTTATCCGACTGGCTTATGCACGTAGGTGTAAATGGTGATTTATTAATCACGTTGTGATAAAACTAACATTAAAAAaggatatgcatataatataaaaaatatatttatatgaaaggaATCTGTTAGCAAAAGTATGTcaattttttcaataaatgttttaaaacaaTGATGTAGAAGGGACAGGTTGCGATAAACTAAACAGGAAACGATAAGAGCTctttatctgtaaaaataaatcacgagtatacatacatacgtagatacacatgtatgcatgtatgtatgtacagtatatatgtatgataataaatcatacacatatatactgtacatacatgcatacatgtgtatctacatatatatatatatatatatatatatatatatatatatatatatataaatatatacacacacacacacacacacacatatatatatatatatatatatatatatatatatatatatatatatatatatatatatatatgaaaccgcTTCCACATTAATAAATATTGTCAAAATTACTCTTGCTGGtttatttggaattttctttcttttatttttttttggagatggaccGGAATTTATTCACACCACGTCGTTTTGAGCCCCTTTGAAAGGAATTAATAGTgcatgaatagataaataaatgaataaataaacagataaacacatgtatatataagcacACATATACAGAATTAGGTTATGTAATATATGGAAACATAATTCCTTTAGGATTTACGCTTCGGAAACCACCTACCTACCTCATCTAGTGCAGTTGGGATCGCTGTAGATAATTGATAAGCTCCTTGTGACAACAAGTAATCCGATGTTTCTGCGGATAGAAAGGGATCAGCCAATTACTAAGATATGttgatgtatgtattatatattagtaataaaattGTACAACGAAGATACTGAGTATGGGACAAGGAATTAGATTTTGTGGATTGAACGCATTTCTATTTTTAATTGGCTTCAGGAACAGTATCTACATATCAAAGGACgtgtatagtgtatgtatgtatatagatatatatgtatatacaagtatatatatatatatatatatatatatatatatatatatatatctatatatatatatctatatatatatatatatatatatatatatatatatactatggatatatatactaaGGTATACCCTACCTCGtgagtgtttgtatatatatatatatatatatatatatatatataatatatatatatataatatatatatatatataacacacacacccacacacacacacatatatatatatatatatatatatatatattcatagacttCCAGATATGACGAGGAGCTTGAACTATCAGTTGGAAAGGCCTCGTTCCCCCTCGCAGTTAATTCAACCAATTTAATTAGCAAAATTACCATTATCTGCATTATGCAGGGATACAGAGACGTTCTCCCCAAAGGGAGATTCACAGGCGACAGCAGCGCCACTGGTGGTGTTCCTCCTAACCATCACCACGATTGCAACTGACAAGTTGATCCTGACCATGTACAGGTTGACGAAGCCGAACCAGGCCATGATGGCCAAAGAAATTCGTGTGGGTAACCATCCTGGAAGTGGAATACTTATTTAgtcctctttttatattttaaattttataaatgttgtttataaaatttagtcctctttttataaattaaaattttataaatgtCGTTAAAATTGGAATATTTATATAGtcctctttttttataaatttaaattttataaatgtcgttaaaattgaaatgtttatttagtcctctttttataaatttaaattttataaatgtCGTTAAAATGGGAATATTTATATAGTCCTCTTTtcataaatgtaaattttataaatgttgttaaaattggaatatttatttattcctttttttatcttttaaattttataattttaaaattgaagTATTTATTTAgccatctttttattattttagattttataatgTTGTTAAAATGGGAATATTTATTTAGTCCTccttttataatttaaaatttataatgttGTTGAAATTGGAATATTTACTTAGTCCTCTTTtatgatttaaattttatattttattaaaattggaATATTTATTTAGCACTCTTTTTAGAAATCTAAATTTTATAGATGTTTTTATGATTTAAATTTTATAATGTTGTTAAAATTGGAATATTTATCTAgccatcttttttattattttaaagcaATAATGTTGTTGGAAGTGGCTCAGTTTTTATTAATCTTAATGTTTTAAATATGTTTTGACTTAGGTGGAGACACTGAGAGATCATGGATTTtgataagaaatatttttcataaagctGAAATGTGTTTAGCATTTTGTAAAGAATCAAGACTCCTTATAAAGTAAATGATGCTAAGATATTATTGGTATAGCCACTGCTTCAAGGTGAGACTCAAAAGTGATAAATATTACCAAATATTTGTAGTGCTCTCTTATATTTTGAGGATAGGACTCAACACAAAGTAAATGACCTTAGGATATCATTGGTATTCCCACTGCTGTAAGATGTGActcaaaattgataaatattacagaataattttagtattttcttatGTGGTAGAgctcgatatgaaaataaacatttttgaaatgcttttattatccttttaaatAAATCAAGACAAAACATTAATGCAGTAATTATAAATGAAAGGGTTTTATTTGAGCTAACATGGTAAGACTGcacttaataataaatatcatgaaaatattattattattaccttacgAGGCAAAACACAAAGCAAAAGAATCTTCTTGAATTTTTTAGTTATTCTCTAAAGTGATGAAAAATAACCTGCAATAAAACTTAGCatgaaataaaggtttttttcacTTCAAGTGAAATAGAAAGGTGCCGAAAGAAAAAGTTGTTATTGTAATTTCGGAAAACGAGGACAGAAGAAAGCAAAAATTACGATTGACATCATCAAGGCGTTGCATTCAATTTATTTCAATGGAGTTGATCAAGAGGgaaaaagaattagtgaaataATTATTTCCTCGCAAAGTGAAATGGAACGAGAATATAACTGTGGTACACATAATTGccatatatacagatacacagacacacacacacgtatatatatatataatatatatatatatatatatatatatatatatatatatatatatatatatatatatatatatatgatatatatatatatatatatatat of Macrobrachium nipponense isolate FS-2020 chromosome 33, ASM1510439v2, whole genome shotgun sequence contains these proteins:
- the LOC135203059 gene encoding sialin-like isoform X3; the protein is MFELFRDNQSAVDEFLRNRTRWLPTRISLAIMAWFGFVNLYMVRINLSVAIVVMVRRNTTSGAAVACESPFGENVSVSLHNADNETSDYLLSQGAYQLSTAIPTALDEEGEMPWDETTQGLVLGAFFYGYSLTQIAGGRMAELYGTKIVFGLCILAGGICAILSPVMARAHYGALIGLRVVQGMFQSFPGSLFPGSLYFQGVSWPSMHACISRWIPPIERPRFIAIVYLASTLSSAMTLPLCGVIIDNHGWASQFYVMGALSLLWCCFWFAFMYDSPDEHPRISDDELKYIQTALRESGTDGNPPRRIPWKEIFTNLPVWAILSACTGNGWGISLLFAQLPTYMKNVLGFSIRSNGALSAVPFLCRYIGGIIWSSLAAWLITREYLSLRTSRRVFGAISLWGPAAMILGVSFAGCDAKLAIILLCLALFLNGATTTSGLVNHTDIAPNFAGTLLGLDNTVGAIIAFVVPIVTGVMTEGQPWNDLGHSVKSTTPAPKKDAPSSWGDVSLESR